Part of the Streptomyces sp. NBC_01460 genome, GCCAGCCCGATCAGCATCAGCACACCGACCGCCATGGCCAGTGCTCCCGCGAACATGTCGGGCCACAGCTTCATCGTCATGACGACGAGGACCAGTTCGAGGACACCCGCGATGCCGCCCCACCCGCGGCCGAACTGCTTCGTGATGGCCAGCACCGGAAACAGCGTGAAGAGGAACAGGATCGGCGTCGACATCTGCTGCATCGCGGTCAGGAAGTCGACCGGGAGGTCGTGGGCGACGTTGTTCGCGCCGTTCAGACCGAAGACGACCACGGCGCCCCAGGCCGCGCCGAGGATCGGGGCGAGCCACTTCCTGGGCGCCAGCATCCCGAGGATGTCCGTGGGCAGGAAGACCAGCCAGGGGTTCAGCACCCCGGTGGACAGGGCCATCGGGGCACCGAGCCCGAAGATGAAGCCCGCGGAGAGACCGAAGGAGACGGCCGTCGTCGCGCTGCGGGTGGTGCGCCCCTGGATGAAGTCCAGCAGGAAGGGACGTACCCCGTCGTTGAAGACGGCCAGGGCCATGTGCGAGATGTAGGCCGTCAGCGCGCAGAGGGCTATGACGGTCAGCTGCTGGGCCAGCGTGAAATCAAGGCTGGTTCCGGCGGCGAGTGTGGTGCTCACGAGTCACTCCTTCGTGCCCGGGATGATGCGAAGAGGCTGTGGTCAGCCGCGGGCGGCGATGGCGCGCGCCATGAGAGGGGCGATGGTGTCGATCTGGTCCATCGAGAACCCGAAGACCTTCTTGCCGTCGGCGAGCAGGGCGGTGACCTCCTCCTCCGTGGGCACACCGCGCCCGAAGGTGTGGCAGGCGGCGCTTCCCATCAGGCCGACGAGCACACCCAGGGAGGCGCCGGCGCCGGTGTGGCAGGTGCCCAGGTAGTAGTCGGCCTGGCCCACCCGGAGCTTCATCGCGGCGTCCATGTCGCTGGACGGGGCGATGTCGAGTCCGTCGATGCCGAGGGCGCCGACGGTCCGGGTGACCTCGACCTTGCCGACTCCGCCCGTGAGGATCTTCGTCATGGCTGTTCTTCTCCTTGTGTCGGTTCGTCCACGCGGCGGGTCCGTCCCCGCGGCGGTGACTCCGCGCCGTCGGCCGTGGCCGGTCAGGACGCGGGTGGGGGAGTGGGCTGCTGGGCCAGTACGGCCAGGTGCATGCCGAGGAAGTTGACCTCGGACTCGGGGAGCGCGGACCCCAGCTCCTTCTCGGCGCGGGCCGAGACGGCGCGGGCGCGGGCGACGGCACCAGGGTGCCCGGCCAGCTCCGCGGCCACCTGGTCGTCGGTGAGGTACTGGTCGATCGGTTCCCCGTCCACCAGCCGGCCGAGTGCCATCATCAGATGGCTGGTGAGCATCCCGGCCGTCGCCTCGGTGACGGTGAGACCCTCGGACTCCAGCGCGGCCAGTTCGGCGGTGACGAAATCGGCCACCTCGGGCCGGACCTGACCGCCCTCGCGGAAGAGCTGGAGCCGCAGTGCGAGCTGGTCGTCCATGGTGATCCTCCAGAAAACAACAGTAACCAGGATTCTGTATTTTGAGGGCGGGCGACGCTCCGGAGATGCGAGATTCCCGTCACCCCGCCCGCGGGTCAGTAGGACGGGATGCGCTCCCCCCTCAGGACCTCGCCCTGCAGCCGCGTCACCAGGGAGAGGTCGAGCGAGGCGCGGACCGCGGCCAGGGCCTTCGCCCCCTCGGTCCGGCAGATCACCGCGGCGCTGGAATTGCGCAGGGCCAGCTCGCGGGTGACCTCGTCGCCGAGGGGGAGCACCTCGACACCGAGTCCGATCCGGTCCTGGGCCTCGTCGAGATTCCAGACGGTCGCGTCCACCTCGTCACGGGCGAACAGGTCGGGCAACTGCATGTACGAGGCCTCCCGCCACCGGATGTCCTGCCGTCCGGCGAAGACCCGTTCCACGAGCATCCGCAGATCCTCCGAGGTGTGGTCGACGGCCACCCGCAGACCCGGTGCGTCCAGGTCGGTGCCACGGCGCACGAGCATGCCGTGGGCGCCGACGTAGGTGGCCGGGCCGAGGTCCGCCACCAGCTCCACCGGGTGCTCGGCGATCAGCTGGTCGGCGGCGAACCGCGACAGTACGACCAGATCCACCTTGCCCTCCAGCAGCGCCGCCGTCCGGGCCCCCGCGCCCCGCATGAACGTGACGGCGAACGGTGCGCCCGCCTCCTCGAAGGCGCCGCGCAGACCCGTCGCCAGGCCCTCGTATCGCCGGGAGTAGGGGAGCGGCATGGCCGCGAGCAGGGTGCCCAGCCCGGACAGCCGCCACAGGACGGTGCGGTCGGAGCGGACGAGGAACGTGCCGAGGTGGCCGCGCGCGGTCGTGGCGATCGCCCCGGACTGCTCCAGCAGTTGGAGGGCGGCCTGGACGGTGCCGTTCCCGCAGCCGAGCTGTTCGGCGAAGTCCCGCACGCGAGGCAGGCGCGTCTCCGGCTCGTGGTGCAGGAGCAGAGCGGCGAGCTGCCGTGCGGCGAGGCCGTTACGGGTGAGGAAGCGGTCATCCAGGTCGTTCACGAATCAAACAGTAAACAGGATTCTGGATATTGACAAGGAGTCCGGTGCGCCGGAATCCGGGACCCTCGCCGGCCGGGAATCCGGCCCGTACGAAGCGGGACGCCGGGTCCGCGGGCCGGGCGCCCGACGGCCGCCACCGCGAGCGGGCGGAACGGCGTCGGTCGACAATGGCGCCAGGCGGCAGGAACGGACCCCTGTGGCCTCCGTCGAGCGAGAGGTGTGCGGCACATGGGCGCCGAGCCGCCACCGGTCGACGAGGACCGGCGCCCCTCCCGTACCCGGGCGGCCACCTCCACGAGCCGCACCCAGGGGACGCGGACATGAGCGCCGGGCCCGGGCGGGCGGCGGTCCTGCGCAGATCCCTGCGGGTGACGCTCGCGGCGAGCGCCGGCTTCTACCCGCTTCGCTACGCCGCCGATCTGCCGGTCGCCGCCCTGTACGCCCTCTTCGCGCCCATCGCCGTCGGCCTGCTCTCCGCCATCCCCGGATCCGGACGTCAGCAAGCCTTCGTGACGCTCCGCGCGCTCCCTCCGGCCCTGGTCCTCGCGACGCTGGGGACCCTGGTCGCCGTGGACACCTGGGCGGCGACCGGCGGCATGCTCGTGGTCGGGTTCCTGCTGGCCTTCGCCACCGTGGCCGGCCCTCGTCCGGCCGGCGCCGCCCCCGGTCTGCAGCTCTTCTACATCCTCGCCTGTTTCCCGCCGTACGCACCGGAGACGCTGGGGGAGCGCCTCGCGGGGCTGGTCCTGGGGATGCTGCTCCTCGCGGCCGGCGAGGTCCTGCTGCCCGACCCGTCCGTCGCCTCCTACCGGGAACGGCTCGCGAACGCACTCGGCACGGCATCCCGTGCGGCCGCCGCCGGCGAGGTCTCACCGGAGCACCTGCGCGAATCCGGATCGAGAATGCGCCTCTCCCACATCCCGCCGTCCGAGCGCCCGGCCGGTGCGGGCAGGGCGGACCGTGCGCTGGAACAGGGCGGCCGTTCCGTCAGACGCCTTCTGGATCAGCTGGCAACCCTCTCCGAGGCGTCACCGGTGTCCCCCGACCCGGTGTCCACCACCCTCATCCGCAAGGTCGCCGAGACGTGCGACTCCTGCGCGCACTCCCTGCGCACCGGCTGCCGCCCGCCCGCGCCGGGGGAGCTGGAGCGGGCGATGCGGCACTTCCAGACGGAACGACGCGCCCGGACCCGCTCCGGAGCGGCCGGTCCCACTCCGTCGAAAGCCGTGCTCCGACGGCAGTCCCGGGTGCTGGCGCTGGCCGAATCGGCGCGGATCGTGGAAGTCACCGTCGACATCGCCGCGAACGGACGGCCCGGGGAACCACCCGCCCCGGCCGAACTGTTCTGGTACGCGGAACTCTCCACGCCCCGGCTGTGGGCACGGCGCGCCCTCGGGAACGTGACCCTCAGGTCGGTGCTCTTCCAGAACGCCGTGCGGACCGCACTCGGCCTGGCGGCCGCCCGGCTGGTGGCCGGATCGCTCGACCTCGACCACGGCTTCTGGGTGCTGCTGGCCGTCCTGACCCTCGGGCGCACGACCGTGGGCGAGACCTGGCAGGCGGTACGCCGAGCGGTGGCCGGCAACGCGGTCGGGGCCCTGGTGGCAGGGGCGCTCCTGACGGGGATCGGACCGCACACCGACGTGTACGCCGCACTTCTCGCCCCGGCGATGCTGGTGGGATTCTCCGTGGGGCCCATGCTGGGGATCGCCTGCACGCAAGGGCTGTTCACCCTCGTCGTCGCCACCGCGTTCGCCCAGATCGCTCCCGCCACCTGGCGACTGTCGGAGGCGCGGATCATCGACGTCGCCACCGGCAGCGCCATCGGACTGCTGTGCGGGCTCCTTGCCTGGCCGGCCGGGGCGAGGCGCGAGGTCCGCCGCGCGATGGCCGCGCTGCTGCGCGCCTGCGGAGGGCTGGTACCGCCGACCGCGGAGGTGCTGGTGAACCCCGTGCCCGGATCGAG contains:
- the yhfZ gene encoding GntR family transcriptional regulator YhfZ yields the protein MNDLDDRFLTRNGLAARQLAALLLHHEPETRLPRVRDFAEQLGCGNGTVQAALQLLEQSGAIATTARGHLGTFLVRSDRTVLWRLSGLGTLLAAMPLPYSRRYEGLATGLRGAFEEAGAPFAVTFMRGAGARTAALLEGKVDLVVLSRFAADQLIAEHPVELVADLGPATYVGAHGMLVRRGTDLDAPGLRVAVDHTSEDLRMLVERVFAGRQDIRWREASYMQLPDLFARDEVDATVWNLDEAQDRIGLGVEVLPLGDEVTRELALRNSSAAVICRTEGAKALAAVRASLDLSLVTRLQGEVLRGERIPSY
- a CDS encoding transcriptional antiterminator, translating into MDDQLALRLQLFREGGQVRPEVADFVTAELAALESEGLTVTEATAGMLTSHLMMALGRLVDGEPIDQYLTDDQVAAELAGHPGAVARARAVSARAEKELGSALPESEVNFLGMHLAVLAQQPTPPPAS
- a CDS encoding FUSC family protein, with translation MSAGPGRAAVLRRSLRVTLAASAGFYPLRYAADLPVAALYALFAPIAVGLLSAIPGSGRQQAFVTLRALPPALVLATLGTLVAVDTWAATGGMLVVGFLLAFATVAGPRPAGAAPGLQLFYILACFPPYAPETLGERLAGLVLGMLLLAAGEVLLPDPSVASYRERLANALGTASRAAAAGEVSPEHLRESGSRMRLSHIPPSERPAGAGRADRALEQGGRSVRRLLDQLATLSEASPVSPDPVSTTLIRKVAETCDSCAHSLRTGCRPPAPGELERAMRHFQTERRARTRSGAAGPTPSKAVLRRQSRVLALAESARIVEVTVDIAANGRPGEPPAPAELFWYAELSTPRLWARRALGNVTLRSVLFQNAVRTALGLAAARLVAGSLDLDHGFWVLLAVLTLGRTTVGETWQAVRRAVAGNAVGALVAGALLTGIGPHTDVYAALLAPAMLVGFSVGPMLGIACTQGLFTLVVATAFAQIAPATWRLSEARIIDVATGSAIGLLCGLLAWPAGARREVRRAMAALLRACGGLVPPTAEVLVNPVPGSRAVPGTLPTLHRLRLAEAAYAQYRTEARTTPGSAEPDWHAVLMVANHVLQGAHRLPRFGLRPSSGPSGPAATWARAAATGLDADANRIAHLFTGAGPRRSGPPSAPGPNVWSPASLSVDLEVWMTSLRDQFARIEASAARSSLRRSHGSRAPEARDT
- a CDS encoding DUF2620 domain-containing protein, translating into MTKILTGGVGKVEVTRTVGALGIDGLDIAPSSDMDAAMKLRVGQADYYLGTCHTGAGASLGVLVGLMGSAACHTFGRGVPTEEEVTALLADGKKVFGFSMDQIDTIAPLMARAIAARG